A segment of the Cutaneotrichosporon cavernicola HIS019 DNA, chromosome: 6 genome:
CATTCTTCACCGGCAAGGCGGACCTCActgccgccctcctcaacctgCACACGACCCGTGTGGCGGCAGAGGAGCGGCTGCGTGCCGAGCTTGTGTGGCCACTGCCCAAGGGCTTGCCGCATCTCGAAGCCCCGCCTACCGCCTGGAAGAGCCGCGAGAACATGCAAATGATCATGCGCGCGAACCGCGACTACGACAACATGATCAACCTCCTAACCAAGATGCACCATATGGCTCACGTCGCTTCCACGTGTGGCGTGCACGACGTCGCTGGGCGCCTGCAGGAGGCTATTGAGCCGTACCAGCGCTCGCAGCGGGTTGCCGACCTggccgccaaggcggcGGCTAAGAGCGCACGCGGAGAGAACCACGGtatcgacgagctcgggcgcGCATACGCTCTCGGACGTAGGAAGAGCTCGAACGCCCGCGTGTGGGTCGTGCCGAGCCAGGCGGCGCGTacgctcgccgacgtcaaggagggagaggaggttcCAACCGTCACCGCGCCCACGTCCGAGATCCTCAtcaaccacctccccctcccagAGCACTTTGGTAAAGtcgccgaccgcgaggCTGTGATCCGCCCCCTGCGCGTGaccggcctcctcggcgcgttcAACGTCTTCGCGTCTGTTCGTGGCGGCGGATCGACTGGTCAGTCTGGCGCTAtcgcccacgccctcgcacAGGCCGTCTACCTCCTCCGGCCCGACGCCCACGACGCTCTCTTCAACGACGGTGCGCTGAGCCGCGACCCccgtgtcgtcgagcgtAAGAAGACTAACCGTCCCAAGGCGCGCAAGGGTGTAAGTTGCGGCTGGATAAAGTGGGCATGGCTGACGACAGTACACCTGGGTCAAGCGTTAAGTTGGGTATCACACTACTACCACCCGAGCATGCATCATTCTGTATTGACTTCTGGCTGgttggctggctggcttGATGAAAAGCAGGTGAAGGGTTTGATTGAGACGGCCAGCCTGGTCATAAGATCCAACGCCAAACCCCGATACTTACACTCGGCAGCCCAGGGCCAGCTTGCACTCACGCCGCCAGGCAGCAAGATTAAACAGTGCTTGCATGCTCGCGCACATGCTATAACTGATACATATAAGGCATGTATGTACGGACATGGAACAGACATCCTATCGCTAGGCGACAGTACAACCCAGatcgacctccaccctctCACCTCTTAACTGATCACTCTTCACTCCCATCCACCCACGCACTCTACCCCTAGCCCCGACTCCTCCGCCCGTTCATCTTTTCCTCATACTTTATACGCTGCGCGCGGTCGACCACCTGCACGTAATATcgcccgccgtcgcccttcCACGACACCCAGTCTGAATAGTATGGGTGCGATGTAGAGCGGAGGATTGCAGCAAACGAATCGCACTAGGGTTAGCACAGAAGCCGGACCCGAACTCACGTTCAACTCGTTCATGCGGAAGCCTTCTGGGACGAACGGTTTTAGCGACACAATCGTAGCTccctccttgaggtcgaggaagaggtgggTGAGGTCCATGTTCAGCGACGAGGGGAACACCTCGTTGttgacgagcacgacgtCTGCCTCGGTCAGACGCCGTCTCACTTCAGGATGGGTGCGGAAGTCGCCCTCATGGCAGTTGACATTGAGATTGCCCTCAAGGCACCACATTGCCCAACGGCGCTGgacctcgcgcagctgccgacgcgcgcacTGTGATGGGATGGGAAGTAATTCAAAGCCGTAGCTCGCGCATCCAGCCTGCATGGCGGCTCTCATGACGCAGTTCCCGacgccgctgccgaggtcgacgaaCACGGAGCTAGGCCCAAGGCCAGTCTGTTCGATGACTTTGTTCATGAAGATGttgcccagctcgccgtACGagtcctccttctcgctgATGGCGGCTGCGACAGATTCTGGGTGTTTTGGATGGTGCTCCAACTGATCCGAGAACGGCCCGACCACGCGGTTGTACGCCGAATCGTGCACGACGTTAATGAGTGCCGACCACTCGCTCCGCGAGATCCGATACTCGGGGTTGGTGAGCCACGCGGCCAGCGTCCCGTCCTCTTGCAGGTCCGCGAGCGCCACGTTAAAGCGTTGCATCGCCTTGATGAAGCCTGGCCCGTCTCGACGATTTGGTGCCAGTGCACGTCGGAGTGCCTCTCCGATTGTTTCTGTCTGCATTTGTGGTGTCGGAGATGCACCATCAGGCGGAGGGGTAGATATTGAAGTGGGAGTTTGCAATCGGCTCGGCATAGCCGACTCGAAGTAATCAGATGCCTCTAGTGTGCCGAATATGTGAGTGTGCGATGGCGGGATGTAGTCTTGCGTCAGACAACGACCTCGGGGGTGACATACGCTTGAGAATCATTCCCAATGCCGCCTTTAACTCGGAAACGGGGTTGTATTCTCGCGAGTCTCGTGATGAGTGGGGCGTTAACAGAACAaacctggggttagcttCTGTGGGTTTGATCACCAGCCACTCACGTCTCCACCGCCCCAGACGGATACCGTAGGTTGACTGACGGCATCGGATCCGCGTTTTCAAAGCCTGGTTGGGGGAAGTCTGGCATCAGCTACCATCGACACGACACTCGGCTACTCACAGGGAAGGTATTTGTCTCGGCCACCTTTGCTCGTAGATCCCTTCTGGCCGCCGGCCCACCCTCGTACGACGCCAGAAACAGCCTCTTCACATGGCACGAACCCCGCCCACTCGCGCCCAaactcgccgcgctcgtcgacgagtgCCGGGCAGAACACCTTCCTCTCGATATCCACATCGCCGGAATCCGGCGTGACGACGTTGCTGGTGGCAATGCGGCGACGCTTTCGGTCAaacgcgtcgagcgcatcgtCCTCACTGCTGTCGTCTGACTCGGGCAGCACCCGCATCTCGGCCGCTGGCGTCTTGCGGggccgcgctggcgacgccgaacccgacgccttggccttgggcgACGTCCCGCGCGAGAGCACCTTGAGGCGCGCATCGGGCCTGGGCCGGGGCGGGGCTGACGGCACGCGCGCTGACTTGTGCGGAGGAAGGCCAGGGAGTCCGGGAAGCGGGGCAGTGGGCCGGGCGGCGGAGACCTTTTTCTTGACAGTGACGGTGGAGACGGCCGTGGGCCGTCCTTGCTTTTTACCGAAGAAGGACTGCATGGCGTCGACTATTCTGTAAGTCTCGCCGTGGCAGTGTGGCGTTGTGAGAGAAGTTGAATGGTtgagtgatgaggatgacACAGTGGTTGTTGACAATTGACAAAAGGAGGTATCCGACCTCTAAATGGGTGGCCAATTGCCCAGGGCCAGAACGTGGAAAAAAGGTCCCAGAGATCATCCCACCCACATTAGTAGAGAGGGTTCCACCCTAAAGAGGCATCATCCAAGCCAACAACCATCATGTATAACTCGATGGAGTTCAAGAGAGGGTGACAGTCATCCTGacttcctcatccttccACTCACCCTCTCTGTTCTACGCTAGTTGCATCTCCAGCTCTGCGtcccccaccctcctcacccagACCCAGGTACCGACCCGCTCGTACATGAGCCTCTGCTCAGCCCGTCACACGCAGTTGCATCCTTCGGCTTCGACCAACCCATAGGCGACCTATGCTCTGTACATAGCCTCGACTCTCAGTGATCAGGGGACCAGGCCAGGATGCACATCTCCCGGTCCATCTGGGGGTCCATTCGGCCTGGGTTCCATCTCAGCATGGTCGCTAGCCGTCACCGCCATGTGGCGCTCCGGCTGTGGCACGATGAGCATGCATCCCATGCCTGCCCCGGGTGTGGCGGGGAAGCAGCCTACAGCATCCAGTCCGCCATCCGGCCCACCACCTGGCCCACTGGCATATGGCCCCACCAGCAGTGCCAGCATGTCCATCGACGTTCATACTCACCACCACGGAGAATCATGTCTATATTAAGCGCTACAAATGGGTCGTGTCTAGAGAATGACGTCGTGCGTTCGATCCAGCGGTGGGCATACGCTCGAGGCACCGCTTAGCAGCAGCACgggatggggatgatgCAAATGTTGCAACTGCGGTCAGTTGTTATGCGCAGCAGCCAAGTATAGCTGGCCAACTCACTGGCATGGGAGGATGGGAAGGCCGCAGAGCTTGCCGGGGCACCCGCcacggagacggaggaCGTTCTCGGTCTGTGGCGACTCGCCGTGTGGCGTCGCGGTAGCGTCTGGGGTTAGTCACGTCTGGCGCACAGTGTGGTGCAGGTTGCTCACTCATGGTGTTCTTGGCGGTGGGTTGCTGTGccacgacgagctggggcGTGTCGTCCTTGGGAGGGTACTGGGTAGGCTGCATGGTGTTGGAGTGGTTGGATGTGAGTTGTGTgaaagagagagaagagatAACAAGGAGACGGAAGCACGTTGCAACTTGGATTGGAGCAACAATGACAATGCTTATCGGATGCTTCCCTTGGCCCTTGGACACCCGCCCTTGGACACCTTCCCATCGAGGCCCGTGGTTccctcatcgtcctcctctgccaAGGCCCCAGATCCCCAGATCCCCAGAACGTTGGCTTTGCATTTCCAGCTGCGCTCCTCGCAGCTTGACAGTGTTGACAGTTGAATGCGGTGTAGAGGATGAGCAAGGGGAAGAGATGACATCACTTAATTGGCGTGAAACGACGCGTTCGTCCTACAAGGCGCGCTGCGTTTATTGTGACCACGTGGTGGTCAAACGCCTACATTTTTAGGCGCGAAACATTTTCCTCTCACTGTAGCTCGCTCCGTTGTTGCTTCTTTTCGACTTCGAGACGCACACTTTCATACAATCCTGACACACCTGACACTCGTACTTGGTCAACATCCTCGCCTCTCAACATACAACACTTCCCACAGCTCGACGCTCCATCGATCCACGTTCTCACTACATCTCTCCAGCTATTCAATTGCCACAAATTGTGCGCGTGCCGCTGCCCTGCAAACCTCCACATTCGACCTCGTTCTGGCCCTCTCGCGCATCCGCCCTCAGCAAGCTCAGCTAGCTTCTAGCGCTCTAACAGCCACACACCCTAATCCCCTCCGCCATGACCCAGCCTGTTCCCACTCGCCGCACCACCTCCCTCACCGGCAGCTCGCGTCTGTCGCTGAGCGTCGGCACGAAGCAGGCGCCCGTGACGCCGGGCAACGCCGCTGGCCGCCACCCCTTGCGCCAGGAGTGGGTTCAGTACTGTGGAAAGAGCTGACAGCCAGTTGGTCGATCAGCTACGTCCACCGCCCGCCAGGAGCCAAAGTGGACTATGAGAAGGAGATCCATAAGGTCGCGACATTTGGCTCGGTGAGTGGAGGCGGACAGGAGTGGAGTGTGCGAGTCATACGCCTCGTCGGAAGCATGTGTCGGAGCGCATGCAGCAACTGTGCGCCGCGTACCTGCTCTGATACGTTGACATATTGCTGATAggaagctgacagcagattGAGTCGTTCCTCCACCTCTACGCGCAcctcacctcgccctcggaCTTGCAGCCCGTGACTGATCTGCTGTGTTTTCCAAGCAGGATTCAGCGCCCGGGTATCTGGGAGGAGATGCCAAAGTGAGTTGTTTTGTTTTCAGCCTCGACTAACAGGCTGCCATGGAGCCAAGCTGACACCTAGCGGCGGCAAGTTTACGATCCGGTTGCTGCACCCGGTCACGCCAGTCCTGTACGAGTCGCTCCTGTTTGCTCTCATCGGCGATCAGTTTGACGAGTCGGACAACGTCGTTGGATGCGTGCTGAGCGTGCGCCAGACGGAGGACATATTGAGCGTGTGGGTagaagaggaaggcgaCTCTGTGCGGTCTGGAGCGTTGCGGTGAGTATCAAATAAACGCTCAGCACTGACCTGCAGAGAGGAGATCCTCTCGTTGCTGTCGCTTCCGCCCACGACGCTGTGCGAGTACCGTTCGAACAAGGCGCTGCTTGACGCAGCGTCGTCAATGAACAAGGTGGACGGTGCGCCCCAGGAGGGCGTGCACAACCAGCAGGCGAACCAGTCGCTAGGCTTCGGGCACCACCAGCAGTCCCAAGGCTTTGGGCAGCAGCGGTACCAGCAGCATGGTATGGGGCAACACCAGGCACCCCACGGTGACCGGGGGTACGTTAGGGAGCCCCGTGGCCCGAgggacgacgcggcgcggaccGGTGGATGGGGTAACGGATTTCGCAGGGAGCAGTAGTCTCCGAGATCGACAGTATTGATGCATCAGCGGGCCAGAGGAGCCGGTGATATCTGGGCTATATGTCTTGGATGGAAGTGGCCGCCACAAAGGACTGGTTGCGGCCAGAGTTACCAGGCTTTCAAAGTCAGCATTGGATGAGGTCATGTTTGTCTAGGGCCAGAGAATCATAATAGTGGACGGATTGTGATGCGCCGGATTTGCCGGAAATCCGGCCCGCTGCAAGCAGTCTAGAGCAACAGCGGGACATTCCGCCAATTCCGCAAAGTCGTTCACATCCACCGGTTTTCGGCCTAAGGTGCCATATTCGGCCGAGGCGAACACTGATGAGGGGCGTCCACTAATGCTGGAGATAGATCGTTAAGGATTAGTGGACGCCGCTCATCAGAGGGCAAAATCTTTGTACTTCCGACTGTACATTTCCAAATGCAATTTAGTCGTGCCTCACACGTAATAAGTGGTGGCACTTCGATACATCGAAGTGTGCGAATGTCTGACAGGGGAGCCGTACGTGCTAGCCAGCTCCGTATCGATGAGATATTGTTGTGGCCCGGCAGCCCCCCTGGTCCGTTGCCTGGTGCCCCCATGACGATGAAAATGTTATGACTAGGAAATTCTGACAGCTTTGAGAGCTGGATGCGTCTTGTCATCAACGAACTCGCGAGTGTTATTCCCGCTCGTAGGGTACGTCTACATCCGACAGGTGACTTGGCCATCCATCAGGTGCGAATCCCCGCATCCGTCATGTGACTGGAAGGAATTACGTGGGTTGCTGGCTTGTGGACGGCCCGGTGGACGGCCCGGGGTAACTCCTGAACTCCCTGTGCACGCAGGCGCACATGCTGCTATTTTATCTCCACATTAAGCTCCATTCCCCGCATGTGGTGCCAATGTGGCCCTACATGCCCCGTCCGAGGCACCGCCTGGCTCCAAAGGCTCGTAGGCCCATTGTGCTCAGAgcgtccacctcggcgcgccGGACCGCCGGGCCGCTTGATCACGCTTCCCCGGATCCTCGGATGCCGAGCAGTGGACGGTGAGTGCTGGACTGGCTGGGGTGGACCATACTTTCTGATCATGGCACCCTATAATACCCACGACGATCGTTCAATGCCCCTCACCAACTCAAGGCAGCGTTTAACAACAAGTAGCCCCAACCCTCAAACACAGCGTCTCAAGCTTCTATCCCAACGTCAACATGGTCGACCACAAGTGAGTGAGATCCCCTCTACTGTGATCGGGGAATATCCGGGAAAATTCATCGGGGGTTCTTTCCGCAAGTCAGCAGCCACTGCACCACTCCATCAGAGTGCCACCAGCCTCCAGCCGCTCACCACCTCATCTTTCCACCTAGTGTGGTACACCATGTAGCCCCTCACACACCCGTCTGCAGTATGCTGACGCCGCAGGATCGATGAGCGCCGAGAGAGCGCGATCGAGTCGTCCTACACCTACCCCGTCAAAGGCGGGTTCTTCCAGCACTCCCGCGCCTACATCATGGCCGCTATCGGCTTCATGGGCATCTTCCTTTTTGGCTACGATGCCGGC
Coding sequences within it:
- the MRPS9 gene encoding uncharacterized protein (Belongs to the universal ribosomal protein uS9 family); amino-acid sequence: MSPPRSLLAARTALRPSVSAPALALLAGSSRAASTFNPGRSFERKRQPRPRQSTFFTGKADLTAALLNLHTTRVAAEERLRAELVWPLPKGLPHLEAPPTAWKSRENMQMIMRANRDYDNMINLLTKMHHMAHVASTCGVHDVAGRLQEAIEPYQRSQRVADLAAKAAAKSARGENHGIDELGRAYALGRRKSSNARVWVVPSQAARTLADVKEGEEVPTVTAPTSEILINHLPLPEHFGKVADREAVIRPLRVTGLLGAFNVFASVRGGGSTGQSGAIAHALAQAVYLLRPDAHDALFNDGALSRDPRVVERKKTNRPKARKGYTWVKR
- a CDS encoding uncharacterized protein (Belongs to the eukaryotic initiation factor 4E family): MTQPVPTRRTTSLTGSSRLSLSVGTKQAPVTPGNAAGRHPLRQDWSISYVHRPPGAKVDYEKEIHKVATFGSIESFLHLYAHLTSPSDLQPVTDLLCFPSRIQRPGIWEEMPNGGKFTIRLLHPVTPVLYESLLFALIGDQFDESDNVVGCVLSVRQTEDILSVWVEEEGDSVRSGALREEILSLLSLPPTTLCEYRSNKALLDAASSMNKVDGAPQEGVHNQQANQSLGFGHHQQSQGFGQQRYQQHGMGQHQAPHGDRGYVREPRGPRDDAARTGGWGNGFRREQ
- the DOT1 gene encoding uncharacterized protein (Histone methyltransferase that specifically methylates histone H3 to form H3K79me. This methylation is required for telomere silencing and for the pachytene checkpoint during the meiotic cell cycle by allowing the recruitment of RAD9 to double strand breaks. Nucleosomes are preferred as substrate compared to free histones) gives rise to the protein MQSFFGKKQGRPTAVSTVTVKKKVSAARPTAPLPGLPGLPPHKSARVPSAPPRPRPDARLKVLSRGTSPKAKASGSASPARPRKTPAAEMRVLPESDDSSEDDALDAFDRKRRRIATSNVVTPDSGDVDIERKVFCPALVDERGEFGREWAGFVPCEEAVSGVVRGWAGGQKGSTSKGGRDKYLPYFPQPGFENADPMPSVNLRYPSGAVETFVLLTPHSSRDSREYNPVSELKAALGMILKRFIKAMQRFNVALADLQEDGTLAAWLTNPEYRISRSEWSALINVVHDSAYNRVVGPFSDQLEHHPKHPESVAAAISEKEDSYGELGNIFMNKVIEQTGLGPSSVFVDLGSGVGNCVMRAAMQAGCASYGFELLPIPSQCARRQLREVQRRWAMWCLEGNLNVNCHEGDFRTHPEVRRRLTEADVVLVNNEVFPSSLNMDLTHLFLDLKEGATIVSLKPFVPEGFRMNELNCDSFAAILRSTSHPYYSDWVSWKGDGGRYYVQVVDRAQRIKYEEKMNGRRSRG